From a single Couchioplanes caeruleus genomic region:
- a CDS encoding TerC/Alx family metal homeostasis membrane protein, which produces MLEVTALGWTLTIAVIVALLALDLTLGVLRPHAVGFREAAAWSVFYIAVALLFGVVFAQIVGWDYGTQYFAGYVVEKSLSVDNLFVFVIIMTTFAVPEKYQQEVLTFGIIIALVLRVIFIALGATLLSLFSFMFLIFGLLLIYTAVQLFRHRDEDPSVDDNAIVKASKRLFPVTEQYDGGRLFTRIGGRRTATPLFITLIAIGSTDLLFALDSIPAVFGVTEEAYIVFVANAFALLGLRALFFLVKGLLDRLVYLSTGLSLILAFIGAKLVLHWLHVDVWHDAPQISTPVSLIVILVILVVTTVASLAKTRRDPTAKAHAGSLRARAPQDERADG; this is translated from the coding sequence ATGCTGGAGGTCACCGCGCTCGGCTGGACGCTGACCATCGCGGTCATCGTCGCCCTGCTCGCCCTCGACCTGACCCTCGGCGTGCTGCGCCCGCACGCCGTGGGTTTCCGTGAGGCCGCCGCCTGGTCGGTCTTCTACATCGCCGTCGCGCTGCTCTTCGGCGTCGTCTTCGCCCAGATCGTGGGCTGGGACTACGGCACGCAGTACTTCGCGGGTTACGTCGTCGAGAAGAGCCTGTCGGTCGACAACCTCTTCGTCTTCGTGATCATCATGACCACGTTCGCGGTACCGGAGAAGTACCAGCAGGAGGTGCTGACCTTCGGCATCATCATCGCGCTGGTGCTGCGGGTCATCTTCATCGCGCTGGGCGCGACGCTGCTGTCGCTGTTCTCGTTCATGTTCCTGATCTTCGGCCTGCTGCTGATCTACACCGCGGTGCAGCTCTTCCGGCACCGCGACGAGGACCCCAGCGTCGACGACAACGCCATCGTCAAGGCCAGCAAGCGGCTCTTCCCGGTGACCGAGCAGTACGACGGCGGCCGGCTGTTCACCCGGATCGGCGGCCGGCGCACGGCGACGCCGCTGTTCATCACGCTGATCGCGATCGGCAGCACCGACCTGCTGTTCGCGCTCGACTCGATCCCGGCGGTCTTCGGCGTGACCGAGGAGGCGTACATCGTCTTCGTCGCCAACGCCTTCGCGCTGCTCGGGCTGCGTGCGCTGTTCTTCCTCGTGAAGGGGCTGCTGGACCGGCTCGTCTACCTGTCGACCGGCCTGTCGCTGATCCTGGCCTTCATCGGCGCCAAGCTCGTGCTGCACTGGCTGCACGTGGACGTCTGGCACGACGCGCCGCAGATCAGCACGCCGGTCTCACTGATCGTCATCCTGGTGATCCTGGTGGTCACGACGGTGGCGAGCCTGGCGAAGACCCGGCGCGACCCGACCGCCAAGGCCCACGCCGGCAGCCTGCGGGCCCGCGCGCCGCAGGACGAGCGCGCCGACGGCTGA
- a CDS encoding efflux RND transporter periplasmic adaptor subunit, with the protein MPAALGSLRRPAVAVNAVLALLLAGGVFWAYETLSGPATGTAANASVRSVPVQQGTVTATVSADGSVESASTASASFVTGGTVTGIAVHVGDKVKKGQVLAKVDPAPAQRTLSAAEADLAAARDALARAENAGSDTSSAQNEVTRAQVAVDEAQAGVDGTVLEAPTAGTVVAVNGTIGSSSQSQSGASGTSEESSGFIDLADLSRLQVTAAFAEADATKLKEKQAATVTWNALSGTRQSGRVVAVDPQATTANNVVTYGVTLSLDKVPAGAKPGQTVSVSVVTGAVADALYVNSAAVTTVGNRHTVTVMANGAQQTRQVDVGLEGDQVTQIVSGLSAGEQVVIRTTTTTTGGTQGGFPGGGPGGLTGGGAPAGGGFPGGGTGRAGR; encoded by the coding sequence ATGCCTGCTGCCCTGGGTTCCCTGCGCCGCCCCGCGGTCGCAGTCAACGCCGTCCTGGCGCTGCTGCTCGCCGGTGGCGTCTTCTGGGCGTACGAAACGCTGTCCGGCCCCGCCACCGGCACCGCGGCGAACGCGTCCGTGCGCTCCGTACCCGTCCAGCAGGGAACCGTGACCGCCACCGTGTCCGCCGACGGCTCGGTGGAGAGCGCGAGCACCGCGAGCGCGAGCTTCGTGACCGGCGGAACCGTCACCGGCATCGCGGTGCACGTCGGCGACAAGGTGAAGAAGGGGCAGGTGCTCGCGAAGGTCGACCCCGCACCGGCGCAGCGGACCCTCTCCGCCGCCGAGGCCGACCTCGCCGCCGCCCGCGACGCGCTGGCCCGGGCCGAGAACGCCGGCTCGGACACGTCCAGCGCGCAGAACGAGGTCACCAGGGCGCAGGTGGCCGTCGACGAGGCGCAGGCCGGGGTGGACGGCACGGTCCTGGAGGCCCCGACGGCCGGCACCGTCGTCGCCGTCAACGGCACGATCGGCAGCTCGTCGCAGTCGCAGTCGGGTGCCTCCGGCACGTCGGAGGAGTCGTCGGGCTTCATTGACCTCGCCGACCTGAGCAGACTGCAGGTCACCGCGGCCTTCGCCGAGGCCGACGCCACGAAACTGAAGGAGAAGCAGGCCGCCACCGTCACGTGGAACGCGCTCAGCGGCACCCGGCAGAGCGGGAGGGTCGTCGCCGTCGACCCGCAGGCCACCACCGCGAACAACGTCGTCACGTACGGCGTGACGCTCAGCCTGGACAAGGTGCCGGCCGGCGCGAAACCCGGCCAGACGGTCTCGGTCTCCGTGGTCACCGGTGCGGTCGCCGACGCCCTCTACGTCAACTCCGCGGCGGTGACCACGGTCGGCAACCGGCACACCGTGACCGTCATGGCGAACGGGGCCCAGCAGACCCGGCAGGTGGACGTCGGGCTGGAGGGCGACCAGGTCACCCAGATCGTCTCAGGGCTCAGCGCCGGCGAGCAGGTGGTGATCCGGACGACCACCACGACCACCGGCGGCACCCAGGGCGGGTTCCCCGGCGGCGGCCCGGGCGGCCTCACCGGCGGCGGCGCCCCGGCCGGCGGGGGCTTCCCCGGCGGCGGCACCGGCCGGGCCGGCCGATGA
- a CDS encoding thioesterase family protein, protein MTSYFARVGAGRFLAGELTGGAWATDEQHIAPMTGLIAHEAERHAARRGPDDMVITRISMDILGVLKLAEFDVDVTVVRPGRTIELLEAVVTARGRAAVRARIWRMAGQDTTAVAGGHDEALPHPDGLAPYPLSDVWPGGFISSVDVRPVGEPRPGRARVWITSATPLVAGEQASPLADYVKLIDTANGIAVRESPKQWMFPNLDLTIHLHRQPAGRWVGLDTAVTFGATGVGLTSTVLHDESGPVGRAEQILTVRPI, encoded by the coding sequence GTGACGAGCTACTTTGCGCGCGTGGGCGCCGGCAGGTTCCTGGCAGGCGAGCTCACCGGCGGCGCCTGGGCCACCGACGAGCAGCACATCGCCCCGATGACCGGCCTGATCGCGCACGAGGCCGAGCGGCACGCCGCCCGGCGCGGACCCGACGACATGGTGATCACCCGGATCAGCATGGACATCCTGGGCGTGCTGAAGCTCGCCGAGTTCGACGTGGACGTGACCGTCGTCCGGCCCGGGCGCACGATCGAGCTGCTCGAGGCGGTGGTGACCGCGCGGGGACGGGCCGCCGTCCGCGCGCGCATCTGGCGCATGGCCGGGCAGGACACCACGGCCGTGGCCGGCGGCCACGACGAAGCCCTGCCGCACCCGGACGGGCTGGCTCCGTACCCGCTCTCCGACGTGTGGCCCGGCGGCTTCATCAGCTCGGTCGACGTCCGCCCGGTCGGCGAACCCCGGCCCGGCCGCGCCCGGGTCTGGATCACCTCCGCGACGCCCCTGGTCGCGGGCGAGCAGGCGAGCCCGCTGGCCGACTACGTGAAGCTGATCGACACGGCCAACGGCATCGCCGTCCGCGAGTCGCCCAAGCAGTGGATGTTCCCGAACCTCGACCTGACGATCCACCTGCACCGGCAGCCGGCCGGGCGCTGGGTCGGGCTCGACACGGCGGTCACGTTCGGAGCGACCGGCGTGGGCCTGACCAGCACGGTCCTGCACGACGAAAGCGGGCCGGTGGGCCGCGCCGAGCAGATCCTCACGGTCCGCCCGATCTAG
- a CDS encoding AAA family ATPase: protein MDTRARPATAALVGRESLLAAVEARLAAGGGVALHGPEGIGKTALLDTVAAAAAARGELVVRLRPAPAERLLPYAGIADLVAQLPQAAVAALPPAHRAALAVLRRGSAPRTGAPALARRLVLPSLLAHCARGGPVLLVVDDVQWLDAESAELIGFAMRRRPGPRVRVVAAQRYPDEAGRHRAARLCPAPVADLLVPPLDPEDLTALLEERGLPCRTAAGLHEASGGNPLLALALGGVVVAGPAWRPAPLPEAARAVLRRRLSALPPQVTATLLVAALATEPTVATLLRCGYDDAARDVRAAVAAGVVRLDGETIRFTPPALAGVLAEDAGAARRAGVHDALADAALDETVAVRHRALRSGRPDADVAGELVRAATRAAARGDGRTAAELHVLAADRCPRSLAADRFDWLVAAARTAATAGAPELAGRAAEAVLAAADAPAAHRVRARLVLLDLAGQALADMGEMFAAALNEAGGDVTLLAAVRLRLTWAAMLGGAPDTAAACAAGSAADARRAGDPATEAMALSALAQVQRLRGEPEWTGTLERALALPAPPEPGWLHLSPRYLAARFAMMDDRLDEARAELLTLLAVAEHDRTGEALVEVLRSLSEVATRAGRCRDALRYAHRAVAAAQRAGLSPGPTWYTAAVAELGGGSLEAAAGYAHRGARASEQEGDSIYLRRNLHALGQAHLRSGDTRAGVAALRRLRELEGGAADPMIVRWQGDLAGGLAALGEHEEAARTLAEARATAERLGASPGLNGYLDRATAVVLSEIGQADSAVRLSAAAAQRFAGLQQPVEQAHALLVQGGAERRRRRYAAARVAIGAALALFLAAEAKPWTEQTQRALARTEGTTASPADLGLTATEARIAGLVREGASNREIAAQLFLSVKTVEATLTRVYRKLGVRSRTQLSQRLPAAAPTRALPGSVTAIDP from the coding sequence CTGGACACCCGCGCGCGGCCCGCCACCGCTGCCCTCGTCGGCAGGGAGTCGCTGCTGGCCGCTGTGGAGGCCCGGCTGGCCGCGGGCGGCGGGGTGGCGCTGCACGGGCCGGAGGGGATCGGCAAGACGGCGCTGCTGGACACCGTCGCCGCCGCGGCCGCCGCGCGGGGCGAGCTGGTCGTGCGGCTGCGGCCCGCGCCGGCCGAGCGGCTGCTGCCGTACGCGGGCATCGCGGACCTGGTGGCGCAGCTGCCCCAGGCCGCCGTCGCCGCCCTGCCCCCGGCGCACCGCGCGGCCCTGGCGGTGCTGCGCCGCGGCAGCGCCCCCCGCACCGGCGCCCCGGCCCTGGCCCGCCGCCTGGTCCTGCCCAGCCTGCTGGCCCATTGCGCCCGGGGCGGCCCGGTGCTGCTCGTGGTCGACGACGTGCAATGGCTGGACGCCGAGTCGGCCGAGCTGATCGGTTTCGCCATGCGCCGCCGCCCGGGCCCGCGGGTACGGGTGGTGGCCGCGCAGCGCTATCCGGACGAGGCGGGCCGGCACCGCGCGGCCCGGCTCTGTCCCGCTCCGGTGGCCGATCTGCTGGTGCCGCCGCTCGACCCGGAGGACCTGACCGCGCTGCTGGAGGAGCGTGGCCTGCCGTGCCGCACGGCCGCCGGGCTGCACGAGGCCAGCGGGGGCAACCCGCTGCTCGCCCTGGCCCTGGGCGGCGTGGTCGTGGCCGGTCCGGCGTGGCGCCCGGCGCCGCTGCCCGAGGCCGCCCGGGCCGTGCTGCGCCGCCGGCTGTCCGCGCTGCCGCCGCAGGTCACGGCGACGCTGCTGGTCGCGGCGCTGGCCACCGAGCCCACGGTCGCGACGCTGCTGCGCTGCGGGTACGACGACGCCGCCCGCGACGTTCGCGCCGCGGTGGCCGCCGGGGTGGTCCGCCTGGACGGGGAGACGATCCGGTTCACGCCGCCCGCGCTGGCCGGGGTGCTGGCCGAGGACGCCGGCGCCGCGCGCCGCGCCGGGGTGCACGACGCGCTGGCCGATGCGGCGCTGGACGAGACGGTGGCCGTACGGCACCGGGCGCTGCGCAGCGGCCGCCCGGACGCCGACGTGGCCGGTGAGCTGGTCCGCGCGGCCACCCGGGCCGCGGCGCGGGGCGACGGGCGGACCGCGGCGGAGCTGCACGTGCTGGCCGCCGACCGGTGCCCGCGGAGCCTGGCCGCCGACCGGTTCGACTGGCTGGTGGCGGCCGCGCGGACGGCCGCGACCGCCGGGGCGCCCGAGCTGGCCGGCCGGGCCGCCGAGGCGGTGCTCGCCGCGGCGGACGCGCCGGCCGCCCATCGGGTCCGGGCCCGGCTGGTGCTGCTGGACCTGGCCGGGCAGGCCCTCGCCGACATGGGGGAGATGTTCGCGGCGGCGCTCAACGAGGCCGGTGGGGACGTGACGCTGCTCGCGGCGGTCCGGCTGCGGCTGACCTGGGCGGCGATGCTGGGCGGGGCGCCGGACACGGCGGCCGCGTGCGCCGCCGGGTCGGCCGCCGACGCGCGGCGGGCCGGTGATCCGGCCACGGAGGCGATGGCGCTGAGCGCCCTGGCCCAGGTGCAGCGGCTGCGCGGGGAGCCGGAGTGGACCGGCACGCTGGAGCGCGCGCTGGCGCTGCCGGCGCCGCCGGAGCCGGGCTGGCTGCACCTGAGCCCGCGTTACCTGGCCGCGCGGTTCGCCATGATGGACGACCGGCTCGACGAGGCGCGCGCGGAGCTGCTCACCCTGCTCGCCGTGGCGGAGCACGACCGTACGGGCGAGGCGCTGGTGGAGGTGCTGCGCAGCCTGTCCGAAGTGGCCACCCGCGCCGGGCGCTGCCGCGACGCCCTGCGGTACGCCCACCGCGCCGTGGCCGCCGCCCAGCGCGCCGGGCTCAGTCCCGGCCCGACCTGGTACACGGCGGCCGTCGCGGAGCTGGGCGGCGGGAGCCTCGAGGCCGCGGCCGGGTACGCCCACCGCGGCGCCCGCGCGTCCGAACAGGAGGGCGACAGCATCTACCTGCGCCGCAACCTGCACGCCCTCGGCCAGGCGCACCTGCGCTCGGGCGACACCCGGGCCGGCGTGGCGGCGCTGCGCCGGCTGCGCGAGCTGGAGGGCGGCGCGGCGGACCCGATGATCGTGCGCTGGCAGGGTGACCTCGCGGGCGGACTGGCCGCGCTGGGCGAGCACGAGGAGGCCGCCCGGACGCTCGCCGAGGCGCGCGCCACCGCCGAGCGGCTCGGCGCCTCGCCCGGCCTGAACGGCTACCTCGACCGGGCCACCGCCGTGGTGCTGTCCGAGATCGGGCAGGCCGACTCCGCGGTACGCCTCTCCGCCGCCGCGGCGCAGCGGTTCGCCGGCCTGCAGCAGCCCGTCGAGCAGGCCCACGCGCTGCTCGTGCAGGGCGGGGCGGAACGGCGGCGCCGCCGGTACGCGGCCGCCCGGGTGGCCATCGGGGCGGCGCTGGCGCTGTTCCTCGCCGCCGAGGCGAAGCCGTGGACCGAGCAGACGCAGCGCGCGCTGGCCCGTACGGAAGGAACCACCGCCTCGCCCGCCGACCTGGGCCTGACCGCCACGGAGGCCCGCATCGCCGGGCTGGTGCGTGAGGGGGCGAGCAACCGGGAGATCGCCGCCCAGCTGTTCCTGAGCGTCAAGACGGTCGAGGCGACCCTGACCCGCGTGTACCGCAAGCTCGGCGTACGGTCTCGCACCCAGCTGTCCCAGCGGCTGCCCGCGGCCGCACCGACAAGGGCTCTCCCCGGTTCGGTGACGGCCATCGATCCCTAG
- a CDS encoding ABC transporter ATP-binding protein — translation MTRPVLDVRELTKVYGTGEAAVHALRGVSLAVGRGDYVAIMGSSGSGKSTLMNILGALDVPTSGTYLLDGVDVSRLADRQLALARNRLIGFVFQAFNLIPRTTAVANVELPLAYAGIRPRERRRRAMAALELVGLADRARHEPNQLSGGQQQRVAVARALVTEPALLLADEPTGNLDSRSTADVLEVFDRLSAAGRTIVLITHEPEVGDRAHRLIRLVDGRIVTDRRQRPALAPAGRHSA, via the coding sequence ATGACCCGGCCCGTGCTCGACGTGCGCGAGCTGACCAAGGTCTACGGTACGGGCGAAGCCGCCGTGCACGCCCTGCGCGGCGTCTCGCTGGCCGTCGGCCGCGGCGACTACGTGGCGATCATGGGCTCGTCCGGCTCCGGCAAGTCCACGCTGATGAACATCCTCGGCGCGCTGGACGTGCCCACCTCGGGGACGTACCTGCTGGACGGCGTGGACGTCAGCCGGCTCGCCGACCGGCAGCTCGCGCTGGCCCGCAACCGGCTCATCGGCTTCGTGTTCCAGGCGTTCAACCTCATCCCGCGCACCACCGCGGTGGCCAACGTGGAGCTGCCTCTCGCGTACGCCGGGATCCGGCCGCGGGAGCGCCGCCGCCGGGCGATGGCGGCGCTGGAGCTCGTAGGCCTCGCGGACCGGGCCCGGCACGAGCCCAACCAGCTCTCCGGCGGCCAGCAGCAGCGGGTCGCCGTGGCCCGGGCGCTGGTCACCGAGCCGGCCCTGCTGCTCGCCGACGAGCCGACCGGCAACCTGGACAGCCGCTCGACCGCGGACGTGCTCGAGGTCTTCGACCGGCTCAGCGCCGCCGGGCGGACCATCGTGCTGATCACCCACGAGCCCGAGGTCGGCGACCGGGCGCACCGGCTGATCCGCTTGGTCGACGGCCGCATCGTCACCGACCGGCGGCAGCGGCCGGCGCTCGCCCCGGCGGGGCGGCACAGCGCATGA
- a CDS encoding DUF1501 domain-containing protein, translating to MDTITRRRFLTASGVVAAGALAAGGTAYGLRDILDFRSEKPRGRTLVLVTLYGGNDGLNTVIPYADPAYAANRPSMAYDEGEVLRLDDEFGLNPGLAGLHRLYGQDRLAVVHGVGYPKPDRSHFRSMDIWQTAQPDRPGTTGWLGRWLDDAGGDPRLAVSFEPVLPPLLAGATSAGATVPGGALTLPKGVTPQVLAGFGTPAAGEPPARARAAACFADLVKVRDLVDGVIADDEADDDAPATATGGQAPPLERQLALVARCIEAGSATRVYSVSLGGFDFHADEKGAQESILGTLDKPLAAFVERMADRDVVVAVYSEFGRRVRANASEGTDHGTASTVLLAGGGIPGGRYGEPPSLTDLDDGDLRHTTDFRDVYAMLLADVLGADPERVLGGWTGRLRFS from the coding sequence ATGGACACCATCACCCGGCGCCGGTTCCTGACCGCCAGCGGGGTCGTCGCGGCCGGTGCGCTGGCCGCCGGCGGGACCGCGTACGGCCTGCGCGACATCCTGGACTTCCGCTCCGAGAAGCCGCGCGGCCGCACGCTCGTGCTGGTCACGCTCTACGGCGGCAACGACGGGCTGAACACCGTCATCCCGTACGCGGACCCCGCCTACGCCGCGAACCGCCCGTCGATGGCGTACGACGAGGGCGAGGTGCTGCGCCTCGACGACGAGTTCGGCCTCAACCCCGGCCTCGCCGGCCTGCACCGCCTGTACGGGCAGGACCGCCTCGCCGTCGTGCACGGCGTGGGCTACCCGAAGCCCGACCGCAGCCACTTCCGCTCGATGGACATCTGGCAGACCGCCCAGCCGGATCGCCCCGGCACGACCGGCTGGCTGGGCCGCTGGCTGGACGACGCGGGCGGCGACCCGCGCCTGGCCGTGTCGTTCGAGCCCGTGCTGCCGCCGCTGCTCGCCGGTGCCACGAGCGCGGGCGCGACGGTGCCCGGCGGCGCGCTGACCCTGCCGAAGGGCGTCACCCCGCAGGTCCTGGCCGGATTCGGTACGCCCGCAGCCGGCGAACCGCCCGCCCGCGCCCGCGCGGCGGCCTGCTTCGCCGACCTGGTCAAGGTGCGTGACCTCGTCGACGGCGTGATCGCCGACGACGAGGCGGACGACGATGCGCCGGCCACGGCCACCGGCGGCCAGGCTCCCCCGCTGGAGCGCCAGCTCGCCCTGGTGGCGCGCTGCATCGAGGCCGGCTCGGCCACCCGGGTCTACTCGGTGTCGCTGGGCGGCTTCGACTTCCACGCCGACGAGAAGGGCGCTCAGGAGTCGATCCTCGGCACGCTGGACAAGCCGCTCGCGGCGTTCGTGGAGCGGATGGCGGACCGGGACGTGGTGGTGGCGGTGTACTCGGAGTTCGGCCGCCGGGTCCGGGCCAACGCCTCCGAGGGCACCGACCACGGCACGGCGTCCACGGTGCTGCTGGCCGGCGGCGGGATCCCGGGCGGCCGGTACGGCGAGCCGCCCAGCCTCACCGATCTCGACGACGGCGACCTGCGGCACACCACGGACTTCCGGGACGTGTACGCGATGCTGCTCGCCGACGTGCTGGGCGCGGATCCGGAGCGGGTGCTCGGCGGCTGGACGGGCCGCCTCCGATTTAGTTGA
- a CDS encoding dioxygenase family protein, with protein MSTMPALFLSHGAPPLVDDPTWVAQLHELAASLPRPKAVLMASAHWESAPLMLGATETVPLVYDFGGFPRRYYEARYEAPGAPELAARVEALMPDTEHVARTDRGLDHGAYVPLSVMYPDADIPVLQMSLPTLEPDRLLELGRRLAPLREEGVLIIGSGFTTHGLPFLREFRTDAPAPGWSREFDAWAAEALTRGAVDELADFRSRAPGMPYAHPTIEHFAPMFLTLGASGNPEQSAEQPIDGFWMGLAKRSFQVA; from the coding sequence ATGAGCACCATGCCCGCCCTGTTCCTCAGCCACGGTGCTCCCCCGCTGGTCGACGACCCCACCTGGGTCGCCCAGCTGCACGAGCTCGCGGCGTCCCTGCCCCGCCCGAAGGCCGTGCTCATGGCCTCCGCGCACTGGGAGTCCGCGCCGCTCATGCTGGGCGCCACCGAGACGGTTCCGCTCGTGTACGACTTCGGCGGCTTCCCCCGTCGCTACTACGAGGCGCGGTACGAGGCACCCGGCGCCCCCGAGCTCGCCGCCCGCGTCGAGGCGCTGATGCCCGACACCGAGCACGTCGCCCGGACCGACCGCGGCCTGGACCACGGCGCGTACGTCCCGCTGAGCGTGATGTACCCCGACGCGGACATCCCCGTGCTGCAGATGTCGCTGCCGACCCTGGAGCCGGACCGCCTGCTCGAGCTCGGCCGCCGGCTGGCACCGCTGCGCGAGGAGGGCGTGCTGATCATCGGCTCCGGCTTCACCACGCACGGGCTGCCGTTCCTGCGCGAGTTCCGCACCGACGCCCCGGCGCCGGGCTGGTCGCGCGAGTTCGACGCCTGGGCCGCCGAGGCGCTGACCCGCGGCGCCGTCGACGAGCTGGCCGACTTCCGCAGCCGCGCGCCGGGCATGCCGTACGCGCACCCCACGATCGAGCACTTCGCGCCGATGTTCCTGACGCTCGGGGCGTCCGGCAACCCGGAGCAGAGCGCCGAGCAGCCGATCGACGGCTTCTGGATGGGCCTGGCGAAGCGCTCCTTCCAGGTGGCCTGA
- a CDS encoding ABC transporter permease yields MSFYEVVRFALRGLSANKLRSALTVLGILIGVAAVILLVAVGNGSARAISARIEALGTDTVTVMSAGRGGPTSAALTTGIADALTDPVLAPDVASVSPVVSSSATLTYEGADHEVTSFVGTTPGWFAASNTPVGSGSTFTADDEAQGRRVVVIGRTVAEELFPGVDPVGEQVTVGGALFTVVGVLAAKNSTGFQDANDTAVAPLRAVRQVLTGYGALTSILVEATGPGRVDAVQSEVATILDQRLGVAATGSAAYRIQNASQLLQTQTETAGTFTTLLGAVAALSLLVGGIGITNIMLVTVTERTREIGIRKALGAPRRVILTQFLIEATLLSVLGGALGVAAALIGSSVEIAGVRPVIVPSSIGLALGVSIAIGLFFGGLPAARAARLRPIDALRYE; encoded by the coding sequence ATGAGCTTCTATGAGGTCGTCCGCTTCGCCCTGCGCGGGCTGTCGGCGAACAAGCTGCGCTCTGCGCTGACCGTGCTGGGCATCCTCATCGGCGTCGCCGCGGTGATCCTGCTCGTCGCCGTCGGCAACGGCTCCGCCCGGGCGATCAGCGCCCGGATCGAGGCGCTGGGCACCGACACGGTCACCGTGATGAGCGCCGGCCGGGGCGGCCCGACCAGCGCCGCGCTGACCACCGGGATCGCGGACGCCCTGACCGATCCCGTGCTCGCGCCCGACGTCGCCTCGGTGTCGCCGGTGGTCAGCTCGTCAGCCACGCTCACATACGAGGGCGCCGATCACGAGGTGACCAGCTTCGTCGGCACCACGCCCGGCTGGTTCGCCGCGTCCAACACACCGGTCGGCTCCGGCTCGACGTTCACCGCGGACGACGAGGCGCAGGGGCGGCGGGTCGTGGTGATCGGCCGTACGGTCGCCGAGGAGCTGTTCCCGGGCGTCGACCCGGTCGGCGAGCAGGTGACCGTCGGCGGGGCGCTCTTCACCGTCGTCGGCGTGCTGGCCGCGAAGAACTCCACCGGCTTCCAGGACGCCAACGACACCGCGGTCGCGCCGCTGAGGGCCGTACGGCAGGTGCTCACCGGGTACGGCGCGCTGACCTCGATCCTGGTCGAGGCCACCGGTCCGGGCCGGGTGGACGCGGTGCAGTCCGAGGTCGCCACGATCCTCGACCAGCGGCTGGGCGTGGCCGCCACCGGCTCTGCGGCGTACCGGATCCAGAACGCCTCCCAGCTGCTGCAGACCCAGACCGAGACCGCCGGCACCTTCACCACCCTGCTCGGGGCGGTGGCCGCGCTGAGCCTGCTGGTCGGCGGCATCGGCATCACCAACATCATGCTGGTCACGGTGACCGAGCGGACCCGCGAGATCGGCATCCGCAAGGCGCTCGGCGCGCCGCGCCGGGTGATCCTGACCCAGTTCCTCATCGAGGCGACGCTGCTCAGCGTCCTCGGCGGGGCGCTGGGCGTGGCCGCCGCCCTGATCGGCAGCAGTGTCGAGATCGCCGGGGTGCGGCCGGTCATCGTGCCCAGCTCCATCGGGCTCGCCCTGGGCGTCTCCATCGCCATCGGACTGTTCTTCGGCGGCCTCCCCGCCGCCCGCGCCGCCCGGCTGCGCCCCATCGATGCGCTGCGCTACGAGTGA
- a CDS encoding response regulator transcription factor: MHSATRGSVALGEPPAARPTRVLVVDDEPTIAALLSATLRLVAFDVRVAGSGHGALVAVEEFDPDLVVLDVMLPDLDGFDVARRLRASGRGTPVLFLTARDAVEDRVAGLTAGADDYVTKPFSLEEVVLRIRAILRRSRPGPDAPADPGVLRYADLELDEDAHEVRRAGRLVDLSPTEFNLLRYLLINAGRVVSKAQILDRVWKYDFGGDGRIVESYVYYLRRKIDTTGPPLIHTVRGVGYALRLPRGGDE; encoded by the coding sequence GTGCATTCCGCTACGCGAGGTTCCGTCGCCCTCGGTGAGCCGCCGGCGGCCCGGCCCACCCGGGTCCTGGTGGTCGACGACGAACCCACCATCGCCGCCCTGCTCTCGGCCACGCTGCGGCTGGTCGCCTTCGACGTGCGGGTGGCCGGGTCCGGCCACGGCGCCCTGGTCGCGGTTGAGGAGTTCGACCCGGACCTGGTCGTGCTGGACGTGATGCTGCCCGATTTGGACGGGTTCGACGTCGCCCGGCGCCTGCGCGCGTCCGGCCGCGGCACGCCGGTGCTGTTCCTGACGGCGCGCGACGCGGTCGAGGACCGGGTGGCCGGGCTGACCGCGGGCGCGGACGACTACGTCACCAAGCCGTTCAGCCTCGAGGAGGTGGTGCTGCGCATCCGGGCCATCCTGCGGCGCAGCCGGCCCGGCCCGGACGCGCCGGCGGACCCGGGGGTGCTGCGCTACGCCGACCTGGAGCTCGACGAGGACGCTCACGAGGTACGCCGGGCCGGCCGGCTCGTCGACCTCTCGCCGACCGAGTTCAACCTGCTGCGGTACCTGCTGATCAACGCGGGCCGGGTGGTCAGCAAGGCGCAGATCCTGGACCGGGTGTGGAAGTACGACTTCGGCGGCGACGGGCGCATCGTCGAGTCGTACGTCTACTACCTGCGCCGCAAGATCGACACCACCGGCCCGCCGCTGATCCACACCGTCCGGGGGGTCGGCTACGCCCTGCGCCTGCCGCGCGGCGGGGACGAGTGA